TCGATGTCAGCAAGATTCCCGTCCGCCCCTGGGCGTTGTCGCTCGAGCACCTGCCGTCACTGCTCGAACGAGGACCCGCGGTCGAACAGTTTCGAAGCCTCCGTTCCCGAATCTTCGAGCTCCGCGACATCAGCCCGCTCAAAAGCATCATGGTCACCAGTGGCCTGCCACAGGAGGGTAAGAGCTTCATCTCAACCAATCTGGCCATGAGCCTCGCCCGCCACAAAAACAGCAAGGTGCTTTTGATTGACGGCGACATGCGGCGCTACACCCTCCATCAACTTCTTGGCTGCGAGTCGCATCCTGGCCTCGCGGACTATCTCGCCGGCAAGGCGGGCCTGGTCGAGGTGATGCAGCGGTCCGAGACATTTGAGGGAATGACCGCGGGAACTGCCGCGGTTGCGCACAACCTGACCTTTATCGCAGGCGGCAACGGAGGCGATAAGGCAGCCGATCTCTCCGGCAGCCCGCGCTTTGGCGAACTGATTCGGCTGGCTGCGCCACACTTCGACTGGATCATCATCGACTCTTCGCCCGTCCTGCCTGTCTCCGATGCCGTTAACCTTGCCCGATCCTGTGACGGCGTCCTTCTGGTGGCACGCAGCGGACAGACTAAATTCCCCACTGCGCAGCGTGCACAAAGTGAGCTCAAAGCCTCGAACATTCTGGGGTTTGTCTTGAACGCCGTGCAGGAAGCGCCCCAGGTCGGCAGCTACTATGGGTACGACGCCGCCAAATCGTAAGAGGGAGCGATTGACCAGATGATCCGGCTTTTCAATGTGTACTATCCCACGCGTACCATCGTTCTCCTGTTGTGCGAAGCGCTGATTGTGAGTGGTTGCTTCCTGCTGGCGACGGTGCTGCTGCTGGGGCCGGATACCTATCTCGTTTTGAACTATGAGAATGGTGGGCTGAAGATTCTTGGCCTTACGATCCTGACGCTGCTCTGCTCGTACTACTTCGATCTCTATGAGCCGCAGCGCATCTCCGCAAGCTGGGAGATCTACTTTCGCCTGCTGCTGGTTCTCGGCTTTTTGTCGTTTCTGCTCTCGGCCATCATCTATCTCTTTCCCGCCGCCGACATCGCTCACTATGTTCTGCTGCTCGGTCTCATCTTTCTCACCCTGGCACTGGTCGCATGGCGCAGTGCGTACGAATGGATCATCGGCCGTGAGATGTTCCGCGAGCGGGTCTATGTCCTCGGCGCAGGAGACCGTGCGCAGGCGATCGTCAACCTGCTCGAAGCACGCAAGGATGCGGGCATGGAGGTCCTGGGATGGGATGGCGTCGTTGCCGACCGAGACCAGCGCAAAGAGGCGATCCATGCTGCGTTAGAGAGATTCTCCGTGCCGAAGCCGCCCGTCGACCGCGTCATCGTCGCCATCGAGGACCGTCGCGGCGAGTTTCCGGTGCGAGAGCTACTCAAGCTGCGGTTCAACGGAGTTGTCATCGAAGATGCCGGCAGCCTGCTGGAGCGGCTTACTGGCAAGCTGCATCTCGATGGCCTTCATCCCAGCAGCTTTATCTACAGCGAAGGCTTTCGCGTGAAGCCGTCCCAGCAGATCGCACGGCGGATCGTCTCGACCTTGACGGCCGCGTTCGGTTTGCTTCTGTTCCTGCCATTCTTCCCGATCGTTGTGCTGATGGTTCGGCTGTCCTCCCCGGGGCCGATCTTCTTTCGGCAGACCAGGGTAGGTCTTGGCGGCAAGAACTTTACGGTCTACAAATTCCGTACGATGCGAACCGACGCAGAGGTAGCTGGAGCAAAGTGGGCGACTAAGAACGATCCGCGCGTAACCCGTGTCGGCATGTTTATGCGCAAGACCAGGCTCGATGAGGTGCCCCAGCTTTGGAATGTGTTGCGCGGCGATATGGGCTTCGTCGGTCCGCGTCCGGAGCGGCCTGAGTTTGTGCCGTGGCTTACCGAGCAAATCCCCTACTTCAACCTTCGTCACATGATTCGCCCAGGCCTCACAGGTTGGGCGCAGGTGCGTTACGGCTACGGAGCGACGTTGGCGGAGAGCCGCGAAAAACTGGAGTTCGATCTCTACTACATCAAGCACATGACGCTTGGGCTCGATCTGTTAATCATGTTCGAAACGATCAAGACGATCATCCGGCGGCAGGGCGCGCAGTAGCTCATTCTCCTTCCGACCAACGGGAGGACGAGCGATGCCTATCCTGTCTAGACAGGGTATACAAGTCACGAAGTGACAGCACCACGCGTAGTGGGCCCGTCCGGCAGGACATCTCTTCAGAATCAGAAGAGGCAGTTAGTAGATGCGCGTCCGTGAGGACAGTGCAGGCTTCAACGTCCGCTCTTCCTTCTTCACCAGATGAGGTATCCGCAGAGGCCGAGGCGGAACCTCAGGCATGCCGACTTCGCTCAGCTTATAAAGCAGGGACCGATAACTGATCTGAAGCCACTTCGCCGTCTTTTGACGATTCCAGCTATTCTCCTGCAGAACTTTCAGAATGATCTGCCGTTCAAGATCCTGAGTCGCCTTTTTGGTGATGTGCTTCAGGGAGACAGGTTCGCTGAGGTCGATATCTGTAGTAATACCGCCGCGCGGAGTCTCGGGCATAAGCTCAGCGACGAGCGCCTCCTCGCTGCCGATCAACACGTAGCTGCGGATCAGGTTCTCCAGCTGGCGGATGTTTCCCGGCCAATGATAGTTCTGCATCAGGCGAACCGCGCTCTTGGAGAGTAATTCCGGTGCATTGTGGAAGATCTTTGCATAGTGGTCGATGAAGTAATCGATCAGGATGGGAAGATCGGCGATCCGTTGACGCAACGGCGGCAGGTTAATAGTGACTGCATTGATGCGGAAGAGGAAGTCCAGGCGGAAGGACCCATCCTCGACCTGGCTGCGAAGATCTGTATTAGAAGCCGAGACCAACCGGGTAACGATGCTCCTGGGTTCGTGGCCGCCCACGCGGAC
This Tunturibacter gelidoferens DNA region includes the following protein-coding sequences:
- a CDS encoding TIGR03013 family XrtA/PEP-CTERM system glycosyltransferase; this translates as MIRLFNVYYPTRTIVLLLCEALIVSGCFLLATVLLLGPDTYLVLNYENGGLKILGLTILTLLCSYYFDLYEPQRISASWEIYFRLLLVLGFLSFLLSAIIYLFPAADIAHYVLLLGLIFLTLALVAWRSAYEWIIGREMFRERVYVLGAGDRAQAIVNLLEARKDAGMEVLGWDGVVADRDQRKEAIHAALERFSVPKPPVDRVIVAIEDRRGEFPVRELLKLRFNGVVIEDAGSLLERLTGKLHLDGLHPSSFIYSEGFRVKPSQQIARRIVSTLTAAFGLLLFLPFFPIVVLMVRLSSPGPIFFRQTRVGLGGKNFTVYKFRTMRTDAEVAGAKWATKNDPRVTRVGMFMRKTRLDEVPQLWNVLRGDMGFVGPRPERPEFVPWLTEQIPYFNLRHMIRPGLTGWAQVRYGYGATLAESREKLEFDLYYIKHMTLGLDLLIMFETIKTIIRRQGAQ
- a CDS encoding sigma 54-interacting transcriptional regulator, coding for MTLDHHAESASSLNLPPLEIFFGKTAVMQAVRNKLERVAETDVPVLIQGESGTGKEICVRLLHAFSLRARGSLVKVSCPAIPHSLLETELFGYEKGAFTGAMSTKLGRVEQSHNGTLFLDEVGSLDLGVQSKLLQVLQDGTFVRVGGHEPRSIVTRLVSASNTDLRSQVEDGSFRLDFLFRINAVTINLPPLRQRIADLPILIDYFIDHYAKIFHNAPELLSKSAVRLMQNYHWPGNIRQLENLIRSYVLIGSEEALVAELMPETPRGGITTDIDLSEPVSLKHITKKATQDLERQIILKVLQENSWNRQKTAKWLQISYRSLLYKLSEVGMPEVPPRPLRIPHLVKKEERTLKPALSSRTRIY
- a CDS encoding CpsD/CapB family tyrosine-protein kinase translates to MSRIYEALQKAESERRLERREPEPRTPEEPFNSTIYATAVATAEEERTDVATVTEPYVEPSVVRVDPNALDVSKIPVRPWALSLEHLPSLLERGPAVEQFRSLRSRIFELRDISPLKSIMVTSGLPQEGKSFISTNLAMSLARHKNSKVLLIDGDMRRYTLHQLLGCESHPGLADYLAGKAGLVEVMQRSETFEGMTAGTAAVAHNLTFIAGGNGGDKAADLSGSPRFGELIRLAAPHFDWIIIDSSPVLPVSDAVNLARSCDGVLLVARSGQTKFPTAQRAQSELKASNILGFVLNAVQEAPQVGSYYGYDAAKS